From the Engraulis encrasicolus isolate BLACKSEA-1 chromosome 18, IST_EnEncr_1.0, whole genome shotgun sequence genome, the window aacacagagaaagagagagagaggggtggggggagagactgACTGACATACACAGAGTTTCTCTTTTCTGGACCGTGTTCAAGCCTCCTACAGTATACCACCACATCCTCCGCTAATCATTTTATGCAGAGATGATGATGGGTGTTGTTGTTTATGGCACTTCTCTGTCGTTATTGGCTTTCGGGCGCTGCAGCACTTAAGCCTCCGGTTAAATGTAAGTGGCTGCGATTTTCCGTCTTCCTCGTTATGGGGAAGATGGGAAAAGACTTAAGAGACGAGTCTCAGCAACGCACTGATTATTATTTGGAGATTTCGAATTGCTGGGCTAAACCATCTTTGTTCATTATCACACAGATTATATGGTGATTTAGTTCAACACACTGTACATATGAACTCCCCATGAAGACCTGAGTTTGTTGTAACGTGTGTCATTTGTGAATGGAGTAACTGAAGAGCTCtattccaaaacgctatatccaccattttcgagtttttgcattttaatattggaattgactgttaagaaggtttatcatctatgtgtgaattcttaccattcaaatgttttgagaacatactttttaaacctccataaaatgcattttgcaatgcaattcaatggaatgcccaatacaaaatgtaaatttcccaacattctatgaaatggatatatctcgttttggaaaagagctcttcagagtAAAATGAAATACTGgagcagtcatgagtaagcggttagggcgtcaggcttgtagcccaaaggttgccggttcaactcccgacccgccaggttggtgaggggtgtAATTAAatagtgctctccctcatcctcctccaataTGAGTTCATTATCACACAGATTATATGGTGATTTAGTTCAACAATAACGTACGTATGACCTCCCCGTGAAGGCCAGAGTTCATTGTGATCGGAAATGGATTAACTGCAGTGAAATGAGTTACTGTCACCCCTGCTGGTAAAGCACAATCATATTGTTATCCGTATAATGTAGAAAgggcagagtaaaaaaaaaatgtagtgttaatttggcacttagagagtcaatttaacaccttGTGTTTGGTTTGATTTGTATTTGCTATTGTGTTGTATTTtgccccagagtactctctgtAGTGCTGAACTGTCACTGcatatctttaatgtgtatgcccacccccaaaaaaagtgTGACAGTTAAAAGACACAGAGGAGAGACACCAATTCACTTTATAGTCAGTCAGTTGTGGTATATAATATACAAATGTCCGTGGGTGGGCTGTTTAATTACCCTCAAGTTTGATTTTGCTTAAGTACACATTTTGGCAGCGCAGCTCAGGACGGGAGGGGAAACAAATCATAAAAGTCCACTTTAACGGGGggggctctcctcttctctttctctttctctctcatccccctctcccctctccctatctctttcacatacacactctctttctcaaatactctccctctctctctccccctctctccctcccttgttctctctcctttctctctgtctctgtctctgtgtcggtctctctctctctatatatctctatctctctccctccctctctctttatctctgtctcttccaCTGTTAAACATGGGTGGTTGCATTGGGAGGCATTTTGGGGAGACACAGCTGGTGCTGGGGCCTTTATTTATAGTCTCCCAGCTGTCTGGGGGCAGAGGCCTGGCCCACTCAAGCCCGTCTGGTATtagcaggggtggggtgggggtctgGGAGGGGCAGGGTAGGTGGCGGGTGTGTCATCGGGCCAAGGTATAGAGCCGCCCGTGGCGAGAGAAATATGCCACGAATGTCAGGCAAGTGCAGCCGACCAGCCACTCCCACTAACACAGCCGATCacagttccccccccccccccccccccccttttctcctcGCCCACTCCCCCTCACacgtccctcctctctctcctcacgcctaccccctcctcacacacaaccCTCCTCCCAACTCTCTCATCCCGCCCCCCACTCTCTACTCCCAACCCTCTCTCCTCGCCCCCCCGTCCAACTCTCTCCTCGCCTACCCCCTCttcgccccccccccaaactctctctacacccccccccaactcTAACATGCCTCCACCCCTGCCACCACACACTTCACCACACTCTCTCTCGACCACCTCCTCAtccaccctcaccccaccccactgaTAGACACGCTCACCATAACCCACCctatccaccaccaccagctcctcaccccacctaccaccaccaccaccaccaagcacgcctgcctgcctgcctgtcaccgGCGGACACTCCCTCCGTCAAAGCAGGCCTCCTGGTGCTAAGGTCGCGGCCCCGGTTTTCCATTAGGAGGCCTAATTGCCGTCAAGTCAAGGAGACGGACAGGGAAGGGGTCAGAGGCTTCCTCTGGCGGCCGCTGAGGGACTCCGGTTTTATATGGAGAGTTGTGACCTCCACTTGACTACTATTTTGAATGCCTCGCTACAGGAATCAAtaaagagagaggacaggacgGGTGTTGTGGGGGGTTAAACGTATGCCATTTTCATGGAGAAAatggagaaaaataaaaacaaaacatcaacAGCCGATGGAGCCACACCCCCGATTTTGTGGATAGAAAGCACATAAACCTGAAAAGGTAAAGATAGGCGAAGAGCAAAACAACCCTAAGTGAGTTTTTTTCCCTGTGACACCGTTGGTAGACTTTGGTCCTTTTCCTAAAAAGATCTTTTGGTCATCTGGGTCTCCCATATGTATGTATAATCCAGGGGTGAGAGTAGTTTTTGTTTCTTACCGGTGATACCCCcaactcccacccacacacaaaataacaaaaaaacagacaaattaAACATGTGCACTACAAATCTAGATCACTATTTCGAGTATCTCTTCGTAGGAGGACACTCGTCTCAAATGGCATTTGTCTGGTTGTATGTGTGCTAGTTAGTAAatagcagaccttacttttttttcaaatgtgggtttttgggcagcattaaatCTATTCTCTTCCTGGAACTGCACACCTGTTGTAAATGGTATACAGGTGCTACACAACTGTGCTCACCCGCCCACTTTCATTCCTggtgacagaggtgtcaaaagtagaagtaaaagtacttttgtggtgtaattacaacactagcacatggcattacatagctgtcactcaatttactccattgtaactaatgggatagatagactgtgttattactgaaaaacactgaaaaaacctatcaaggacccaccacaaacttgatccaaccagtgcaaagttagctgatcgtaagacgagtacacaggtctactctttactcagataagttacttctgtgggaaggaaactgtgtttctttttgttacttttacttttgacacctctgcctggTGAGTTATaatcccttaagacacggcattataaactagctgttaccagaatggcaatgaccaagtcgtaatgcattactaaataaaaggccctgtgcactgtcatagtagtgtagcactatagtagttaactttcaatgtctattacagcgtgccacaggaggtacggcgtgcattaaggggctactcccGCTTCTGTTTTTATCACTGTGCAGGTGAACGTGTACATCCTGGGGAAGACCTTCCTCCTGCTGGCCCGGGAGCTGTGCATCAACGCACCTGCAGTCGGTGAGTCCTGCTCCTCCTTTACCCTCTgtgtcatccctccctccctccctccctcccatccgaCTTAAAAGATCCACTTCTGAGATCCACCTCTACAGGGGCTCGTTACCGTAATTGGCTTTTCCCGTTCTGACCTTTAGTGTTGGATGAAGGTGAGGCCAGTGTGAGTGTGGTAGTATTCCCACATCCCTGGCTGTCTCGCCTGCTGCAGTTTCTCTCCCACTAAGTCAGGGGTgcagaacctttttcattcaaactTCAAATTCCACcgaggccgtaaaagtcctccgagggccgtactatgaccacaaaccaggatttcctcctgcacttaaTGACAATATTGAAAggagccacctttaaaacagaccccaccttctctagatcccctgaatataatttcattgtattgcaaatgtactttagtcctttacaaaatatgtcatatttcatgtgaagatgcataacattaaaattatatcgggggccggatgaaacggccttaaatggccctcgagacataggttccccacccctgcactgtaATGAAAGCCCTACAACGTCAGATTCTGAACCATGGAGGCGGAAAGGGAGAAGAGCCTGAAAAAACACAATTCCTGTTTTTATTACAATACATTTATATTAGTTCACTCTCTATCTGCCTGATACTGTACATGGAAAGATAAACATGGTCTATGAATAGAAGCTTGGGCAGGTTTTTGTTTTATCTGCCTGCATTTTTATCTGTTGATAACTCAAATACCGCCTAATTATTATCGGTCTCCTGCTTTTCAGTGCGCGTTTGTTAACCCAGTATGCATGTTAGGTCTCTGACTTTATCTCATGGTAATACACAAAACAGGCACTGTCAGGTGTGGTATGTTTTGAGTCCTTTCGTGTGCCACATGTTTTTTGACCCAGTATGCATTAGGGGTgtaaaatcacagcctccatgacaatacgattcaatattgttatcttattattcgatgcgatgcgatttcattattttcgatacttaagaatgccccacgatacgatgcggttcgattcaatcatcacactatatcgtgatatatcgatacatttcgattgttatttacacccctagtatgcATGGTTGACCTCTGAGTTTATCACATGGTAATACACAAAACAGAAATTGTTAGGTGTGGTGTGTTTGAGTCCTCTGGTGTGCCACTGCCTTTCTCACAGTTACAATGCTGCTCCCAACTGCAGTTGCCCATTAGAAAGCAACATGATTCTGTCAGCTCAGCATTTCGTGTCCTGGATTAACCCTGTTAGTCAATAAatgatcttcacacacacacacacacacacacacacacacacacacaccgcactcacacacacagaaaaaacacacacacacacagataaatacacacgcatgcacacacacacacacacacacacacacaccaaatgggtGGTATAAAATGGACATCTTTTTGAGGAGTGGGGTAATCTTCTCcttacagggtttcccaaactggggtgcgtacACCCCTGGGGATGCACAAGCTGATTGAGCAATGGCatatatgtgagtttttatacagcattaatgaaaattaagttgttttttaaattgtatggtgaattgtatgcttgaagaaacatcaagtctattggaaatgaagACCCcccaaatgactctgcataatatgcaatgatttgtgcagtgaacccATATTTGgttggccatcagcacaccaaaacattctcTTAGGGGTTGCACGAAGCACattaaaatgtacaagggggtgcgcaaggaaaagaGTTTGGGAACCGGCTTACAGGGTTCACAAAGCAGCAGGTTTCCCACTGCAGCCTGCTCCCCCCTTCCCCACGTCCCCACAGCCTGCCGGCCTGTTGGCCTGCCTCCCCCTTTGCAATGGAAATCTGTCACTTTCACAGGCTGCTGCCAGGTGCTTTGTGTCAGTCGGCCAAGAAAAGAAAAGCCGGCATCAGACAGGCAGCCAGCAACACTGCAGCACGGCACGGTGCGGCACCTTGGTCCGTGCTACTGTCGCTGATACTGAATTCAAGCACCACCACCGTCGGGTCTGCTGCTGCTTCCCGTCTCATTTGTGCCTCTGAGCATTTGGAGACAGAGGTGGACCAGGAAGCTCGTAGCTAAGAGTACAAAGGGACATCATAGTTTGTCTTCCGAACTCTTTCAACAGATGTGACTTCACCCATTTTGgcctaaaccctttttgggaaagggtgccctctgcctattaaatcctaaatatctcagcctctgaaggacatacaaacatgaaataagttgcatttaaaagctaggactatccttttgcattataatgtgttcattcagctttaacatacccacatataacAGAAAACCTCCTCAAATCccagagcctgaatgcagtgtatatgtgtctccaggctaaaatgggttaattaatcAAAGGCCACACATTTGAGGCCTGCCATATGTTAGCCTACCTTAtctcaaaataaaatatttggatGGCTGGGTGATATTTGTACTGTAACATAGCAAAGAAACCATACAATATACAAATGGTTAGGTTTGGTATCTTCCGGCCTTATTGTCAGTGAGCGTGTTCTGGAATACTGAGTTTGGAGTGTTCTGTTGGTGTTTAGTGCGGTTCTGTATTGGTGTTGAGTATCATTTTCTATGTCAGTGACAGTGGTCATGCAGTCAACAGATGCCGTGTCACGCTTGTTCTGTAACGTAAACATGTGATGGAGGAATAATTTACTCAAAATACCTGAAGTTTGAGTCACAAAAGAAGAACTTTATGATCTTGCAGTTTATGAAGCTGCACACTAATACAAGACTTTCCATTTGCCAGCCAGCCTCAAGCTGTAAACAAGTCAGCCTCAACTTatgtacaaaaaacaaaacaaaacaaaaacaaaaacaaaaaacacgctAGTGGTTGCTCTCCACTAGAAGTGCATTACATCTAATTCTCGGGTTGTatgtatatatagatatatatatttatttatttttatatataaagtCTGCACAATGCAGCATCAATAATTAagtcaaatatatatattttaaataaataaaactgaAGCGCACTCCTTCACTCAAAAAATCCTCAAGACAGCAGTCTTTCAACAGACTAAACAGACTTCCTGGAAAGTAATTTCCACGGCTACATAGTAAAAGAAGGCAATAACCCCTTTTTTCAAGGTCCCAACATAACGCACCCCCAGTTCTTGGCTAAccccctaaaaaaaaatcctcctttCAGGGGTGGAATGCACTTTTGAATGAACATAAACCCAACATCACCAAAGTCCTCGTCCTCTTACCCAGAGATGGACATCCtggggttcagaaagtaaaagttCTGCCACATATTTGCTCCAGGGTATTGGCTGAACCGACTGATCCTTACCAACAACCCACCATGTCTTACCCAGGTAGATAAGCCAGTTAGTGAAATCACCCACGTTACAAGTGCAGCCAACACCAATACATGGCAGGACTTGTTACTTCCTCAATCTAGTGTGTCCACCTTTGGCCTCCCCCCCTTAACATCCCatccagggctctgaattaactttttttttcttcatgagccaaattggctagttggtgttcatcttactagccaaatataCACTGACTAGAGGgttaaagtggctggtaagttggcattttctaccagccaaactgaaatttcaccaacatttggccgattggctggtggtgttaatttagagccctgcccgtACCCATCCtgccacccaccaacccacccgcACACACTGCTCCTCATGCGTAGAAGACCAGCTCCGGGATCTGTCCGCCCTGCACCCCCGTCCCGTTGGTACTGTCCGAGGAGCACTGGAACTGGAAGGTGACCTTGCCGCACTGCACCTCGGTCATGCCCTCCTGGCCGAAGTAGCTAAGCTCGCTGCCGTCCAGCACGGCGCTCACCGTGTAGAAGGCGTCCTGCTCCACCTGCACCGGGTGCTCGAACCACACCGAGAAGGTGCTGCTGGAGCCGTCCGACACAAACTTAGTCAGGTTCTGGGCCAAAGTCAGCCCTTGTCGCTTGAGTTCGATCTTGACGCTGTACTCGGCCTTGCCGCCGCTGGAGCCGTACAGCCCGAGCCCGGCGACGAACACCCGCTTGTCCACCGCGAACTGGATGCTGTCGCAGCGGCCGCGGTAGCGCCACTGGTTGCTGCGGTAGGCCGACGACTGGAAGCGGTGGCAGCGCTGCGGCGCCAGGCCTTTCCGCTGCGCCAGCGGGAACTCCAGCTTGGGCTTGTTGGCCGCCGTGTACCACAGGAAGATGTCGTGCGTCTCCTCCAGCGTCAGCACGTCAGACTGCGCCGCACCGTCCGCAAACTCCTCCAGCGTCATGGTGGGCACGCGCACCAGGTACAGCGCCTTGCCCAGCACCGAGCGCTTGTTACGCGCCGTGGGGCCCAGGCCCTGCCGCTTGCACTCGGCCACTGCCCACTCCAGCACGGCCTGGAACACGACGGCCTCGCGCGTGTTGAGCGTTTCCCGCCGCAGGATGATCTCCAGCGTCTGCAGGTCGATCTCGCAGAAGCCCTCGGAGCGCAGCGCCAGCTCGGCCTGCGCGTCGATCACTTCCCAGCAGCGCTGCGTCAGCTCGGGCTCCTCGAACAGGCGGCTCTGCGAGAGCAGCACGCAGGCGTTCTTGGCCTCCAGGCTGGTCTCCAGGAAGGTGACGCAGGCCTTGGCCAGCGCAGGCACTATGTACTTCTTGGCGGCGTACAGGGTGGCCAGCACCGTATCCGCCTCCAGCTCAATCTCGTCGCTGTACATGTACCTGTGCAGAGCAAAGCAAAATGCCCAACCGTTACTTTATTAATAGCACCATCGTTAATTGATATCTTTGATAATAATCAACTCCTTGTACATTCACATATGGAAAGTATCTCTAGCACATCAGTAACACTGTACACACGTAGGTTATGTATGGACCAAATGGTTTTATAATGGtagacttaaaaaaaagaaagacatgggCCTACTGCATTGATCCCAAATGCATTGAGGTAACATACagcaaacaacaacatagccAACATTAACAACAAAATGCAGTAGGCTATCTTTCCGATTCCCCTTTCAACTACTACATCAGTGAGTGGTGCTCATGGGTAGATTTAATGCATATGCCAAGAGAAGACGAGTGGCTTACTTTAAGAGAATTAAAAAAGCAGCAGGTTCCACATCTGGTATGTGGATTTCAGACTCCCCTTCCGCCAGGTCGCCATAGAACATAGCACCGAAAACCGAGCTGCCCACTGCCAAAACATACTGAAACgacacgaaagagagagagagagagagagagaaagagaaagaggaaacggCATGAGACACGGTAGGTCGGGGTTGTAGTTTTTTTCTGTTATCCGAGGCCAATTCAGGAGGGCACAGCGGGAGCCGCCGGGTAGGTCAGGGAAACGGGCAGGATGCGCGCTTGCGCTTGCTCGCTTGCGCTTGCTCGCTCACCTTGTGCGCTGGAACTCGCTGGGATTCACCGGGGGGACCAACAATGAAATGAACATCTGCCATGAGTTCGTTGTTGAACATCAAAGCATTCCTGAAAATGTAAACGCAATTTTAGaaaaccaaaaaatatatatttggcaTGCTTTTGTAGTTGCTCAACCGTATTCGGTCAAAAGAATTTTAGAAATCAGCATGTAGCCTACCTTTCTCGCAGTGTCGGGTGAGTTGACTGCCAACTAGCGGTCTCAACGTTGTTGTTATTGATATTTtgctgagtggtggtggtggtcggtgTGGTTACAGGCTCGGTCACTTCAACGATAGTCTTCTTACTGGCAGCAGTGACTGCGGTGCCGTTGCTGTTCGGGATGTTGGTGTTTATGCTTGCAGGGTACAGTTCTGCAGCCATCTTCTTCTTCAAGGACAAAGTCACGATCTCATAGCATACTGGCAGCTTTCCCGTCTGTTTACCACTCTTTCTAGTCCGTTTTAAGGTCTCTGGAAGCAAGAGAAAAAACGTCAGAAACTTCATGATCCGGCCATACAGGCAATCTGGAGATGCTGGCATCAGCAAATGTATCCACACGTGCGTCAAATTAATTGACTTCCAAAATCGATATTTCAATTTAATGTAAAATGGTTCTCCAAGCAAGCATACACACTGTATCTGCTCCTCCTCGCATCAGTGAGGACATGGAGctttcaaacatccctcaaagCAGCTACTAACCCCGAATAAATGCACAGAACATCATTTATCCCTCTTGGAAAATAAGTCCAAAAACGGTTTGTATGTTTCCATTTCCAGAGCATCCCCTCTGGATGCGCGCACCAGACTGACTCCGCGGCTCCTCATTGCCAAACAAATGTGCCAGTGTTCATCGGAACATCCCTATAATTCCCAAGGCGCGCTGCAGATTGCTGACTTCAGTGTCTGTACTCCACGAATGGATGTCGCCGCCTATAAATGCTATTATATTGAACAACAATTTGAAGGCGTCCGCGTTTAAATCAAACTACTCCCGTCATTATGGGTATATACGTGCTACATCCTTGTACACCGAGTCCAAACTGTTTCGTATCAATTTACTGATGCGTTGGTTTTGTATCACAGGCGGACGCCCTGTTCTGTGTTGACTAATCAGACACACAGATGCCTTTCACGTCAGTTACCCCGAGGCGCCTCCCACAGCCGAACCGCCTGCCCTCCCTTGCCATAATATGATCCTGGCTGAGGTTTAACCCTTGCCGTATTGTTGACAATAAACGTTCACGTCACCACATCCACGGACTCGGTGGAAAGAAACTAGAACTAGGTTCAATTCAAATTATTTGTCTACTCTAGAAGGCTACAGCACATTTGACAAGTTTTACGCATGAATAGAATTATAGCCTACCAGCAGCCTATTCTATCTAGATGATTCAGTTTGCTGAAATGAATGTCTATCCAAGTTAGTTGTGTGCGTTCAACCATTGTTTCTGACTTCTATCAAACCACTTCTAACATTTGCTTTTGTGAAAATGGCTATCGGGGAATACGAATGCAAAGTGATACAGTTTGTAACACGGGGTATCTACACTTCAGCAATGTAGGCGCAGAAAGATCTCGCCATTCGACAACGGGACTACGTTTTTAATTTTGTTCATCAGGGTAAACATATGCAGCCTAGTGCATGCTCGCTGCGACTGTTCTATTAAAAGTGGCGTATACAATCAACCGTGCAAACCATTATATTCACACCAAAAAATAACAAACGCATTGTAAATCCGCAGGCATCCTGGTCTGTGCAAAATCGCTTGGTTGTACCAGAGATAAAGTAGCGAGCCATGCTGAATGGCTCCGCTGACGCTGAACACTTCTCCCACCACCGAGCCAGCATTCGCTCGAGTCGAAGTAACATCCTCCATCGCCTAGTAAACAACATAATTTCAAAGTGACGGGGAAGGCAATACGGCATAGCGCTGAAAACATTACCTTTTCGTGCTGACGGAGGGCAATTTGACTGTGAAAAACATTCAGGTTTGA encodes:
- the btbd6b gene encoding BTB/POZ domain-containing protein 6-B isoform X2, yielding MMFCAFIRETLKRTRKSGKQTGKLPVCYEIVTLSLKKKMAAELYPASINTNIPNSNGTAVTAASKKTIVEVTEPVTTPTTTTTQQNINNNNVETASWQSTHPTLRERNALMFNNELMADVHFIVGPPGESQRVPAHKYVLAVGSSVFGAMFYGDLAEGESEIHIPDVEPAAFLILLKYMYSDEIELEADTVLATLYAAKKYIVPALAKACVTFLETSLEAKNACVLLSQSRLFEEPELTQRCWEVIDAQAELALRSEGFCEIDLQTLEIILRRETLNTREAVVFQAVLEWAVAECKRQGLGPTARNKRSVLGKALYLVRVPTMTLEEFADGAAQSDVLTLEETHDIFLWYTAANKPKLEFPLAQRKGLAPQRCHRFQSSAYRSNQWRYRGRCDSIQFAVDKRVFVAGLGLYGSSGGKAEYSVKIELKRQGLTLAQNLTKFVSDGSSSTFSVWFEHPVQVEQDAFYTVSAVLDGSELSYFGQEGMTEVQCGKVTFQFQCSSDSTNGTGVQGGQIPELVFYA
- the btbd6b gene encoding BTB/POZ domain-containing protein 6-B isoform X1 → MPASPDCLYGRIMKFLTFFLLLPETLKRTRKSGKQTGKLPVCYEIVTLSLKKKMAAELYPASINTNIPNSNGTAVTAASKKTIVEVTEPVTTPTTTTTQQNINNNNVETASWQSTHPTLRERNALMFNNELMADVHFIVGPPGESQRVPAHKYVLAVGSSVFGAMFYGDLAEGESEIHIPDVEPAAFLILLKYMYSDEIELEADTVLATLYAAKKYIVPALAKACVTFLETSLEAKNACVLLSQSRLFEEPELTQRCWEVIDAQAELALRSEGFCEIDLQTLEIILRRETLNTREAVVFQAVLEWAVAECKRQGLGPTARNKRSVLGKALYLVRVPTMTLEEFADGAAQSDVLTLEETHDIFLWYTAANKPKLEFPLAQRKGLAPQRCHRFQSSAYRSNQWRYRGRCDSIQFAVDKRVFVAGLGLYGSSGGKAEYSVKIELKRQGLTLAQNLTKFVSDGSSSTFSVWFEHPVQVEQDAFYTVSAVLDGSELSYFGQEGMTEVQCGKVTFQFQCSSDSTNGTGVQGGQIPELVFYA
- the btbd6b gene encoding BTB/POZ domain-containing protein 6-B isoform X3 produces the protein MAAELYPASINTNIPNSNGTAVTAASKKTIVEVTEPVTTPTTTTTQQNINNNNVETASWQSTHPTLRERNALMFNNELMADVHFIVGPPGESQRVPAHKYVLAVGSSVFGAMFYGDLAEGESEIHIPDVEPAAFLILLKYMYSDEIELEADTVLATLYAAKKYIVPALAKACVTFLETSLEAKNACVLLSQSRLFEEPELTQRCWEVIDAQAELALRSEGFCEIDLQTLEIILRRETLNTREAVVFQAVLEWAVAECKRQGLGPTARNKRSVLGKALYLVRVPTMTLEEFADGAAQSDVLTLEETHDIFLWYTAANKPKLEFPLAQRKGLAPQRCHRFQSSAYRSNQWRYRGRCDSIQFAVDKRVFVAGLGLYGSSGGKAEYSVKIELKRQGLTLAQNLTKFVSDGSSSTFSVWFEHPVQVEQDAFYTVSAVLDGSELSYFGQEGMTEVQCGKVTFQFQCSSDSTNGTGVQGGQIPELVFYA